In a genomic window of Jaculus jaculus isolate mJacJac1 chromosome 8, mJacJac1.mat.Y.cur, whole genome shotgun sequence:
- the Zbtb12 gene encoding zinc finger and BTB domain-containing protein 12, whose product MASGVEVLRFQLPGHEAATLRNMNQLRAEERFCDVTIVADSLKFRGHKVILAACSPFLRDQFLLNPSSELQVSLMHSARIVADLLLSCYTGALEFAVRDIVNYLTAASYLQMEHVVEKCRNALSQFIEPKIGLKEDGVSEATLVSSVSATKSLLPPARTPKPAPKPPPPPPLPPPLLRPVKLEFPLDEDLELKAEDEDEDEDEDVSDICIVKVESALEVAHRLKPPGGLGGGLGIGASVSSHLGELTPSSGAPSTVTPPQGVVKACYSLSEDAEGEGLLLIPGGRASVGATSGLVEAAAVAMAARGAGGSLGAGGSRGPLPGGGFSSGNPLKNIKCTKCPEVFQGVEKLVFHMRAQHFIFMCPRCGKQFNHSSNLNRHMNVHRGVKSHSCGICGKCFTQKSTLHDHLNLHSGARPYRCSYCDVRFAHKPAIRRHLKEQHGKTTAENVLEASVAEINVLIR is encoded by the coding sequence ATGGCCTCTGGGGTGGAAGTCCTGCGCTTCCAGCTGCCCGGCCACGAGGCTGCTACCCTTCGGAACATGAACCAGCTCCGTGCAGAGGAACGGTTCTGCGACGTGACCATCGTGGCCGACAGCCTCAAGTTCCGTGGCCACAAGGTCATCCTGGCCGCCTGCTCGCCCTTCCTACGAGACCAGTTCTTGCTGAACCCCAGCTCCGAGCTGCAGGTCTCGCTGATGCACAGCGCCCGCATCGTGGCTGACCTGCTCCTCTCCTGCTACACCGGCGCCCTGGAGTTTGCCGTCAGGGACATCGTGAACTACCTGACCGCGGCCTCCTACCTGCAGATGGAGCACGTGGTGGAGAAATGCCGGAACGCCCTCAGCCAGTTCATTGAGCCCAAGATAGGCCTCAAAGAGGATGGAGTCAGCGAGGCCACCCTAGTGAGCAGTGTCAGCGCCACcaagtccctcctccctccagctAGGACCCCAAAGCCAGCTCCCaagcccccgcccccacctcctCTACCCCCTCCGCTCCTGCGGCCTGTGAAGCTGGAGTTCCCGCTGGACGAGGACCTGGAGCTCAAGGCCGAGGATGAGGACGAGGACGAGGACGAAGACGTGTCTGACATCTGCATCGTCAAGGTGGAGTCTGCCCTCGAGGTGGCACACCGGCTCAAACCCCCTGGAGGCCTCGGAGGGGGTCTGGGTATCGGGGCGTCTGTGAGCAGCCACCTCGGGGAGCTGACCCCGAGTAGCGGGGCCCCCAGCACCGTAACCCCTCCACAGGGAGTGGTGAAGGCCTGCTACAGCCTGTCTGAGGATGCGGAAGGGGAGGGCCTGCTGCTGATCCCCGGAGGCCGGGCCAGTGTGGGGGCCACCTCGGGTCTAGTGGAAGCCGCAGCGGTGGCCATGGCTgcccggggggcggggggcagccTAGGGGCGGGGGGCAGCCGGGGACCCCTGCCGGGGGGTGGATTCTCGAGTGGAAACCCCTTAAAGAACATAAAGTGCACCAAGTGCCCAGAAGTGTTCCAGGGCGTGGAGAAGCTGGTCTTCCACATGCGTGCGCAACACTTCATCTTCATGTGCCCGCGCTGCGGCAAGCAGTTCAACCACAGCAGCAACCTCAACCGCCACATGAACGTGCACCGTGGCGTCAAGTCGCACTCGTGCGGCATCTGCGGCAAGTGCTTCACGCAGAAGTCCACGCTGCACGACCACCTCAACCTGCACTCAGGTGCGCGGCCCTACCGATGCTCCTACTGCGACGTGCGCTTCGCCCACAAGCCCGCCATCAGGCGGCACCTCAAGGAGCAGCATGGCAAGACCACGGCCGAGAACGTGCTGGAGGCCAGCGTGGCGGAGATCAACGTGCTCATTCGCTGA